The Ipomoea triloba cultivar NCNSP0323 chromosome 14, ASM357664v1 region aCCAAGGCTGTCCCAAAGACACCATTTGAGTTCTTTAAAtgttggaaaccgagtttgcaacatatgcgtgtttggggatgCCCGTCTAAGGTAAGGATATATAACCCACACGAAAAGAAGTTGGACCCAAGGACTATTAGTGGTTTCTTTATCGGATACGCACAGTACTCCAAAGGGTATAGATTTTATTGTCCATCTCATTCGACTAGGATcgtggaatcaagaaatgctaagtttcttgaaaatgacatgattagtgggagggatagattcaattatttgatttctaatcatgACCATATTGAATCATGTCCTTCTACATCATCACATAGGTTGATAATGGATTCAAGCACCATTCAAGATCAAACGGGTATTGAATAACCTATTGAAGAAATTCCACGATATGCTGATATTATCTCAACCAATCaaccaattcaggaaattcctgaAGCGATAGTTGAACCACTAACTTCTCAAGGAGATGGTAGTTCAACTTTAAGGCAATCTGTTCGAGATAGAAGATCAGCAATGCCTAGTGATTACATAGTGTATATGCAAGAGTCTTATGCTGGAGTTGAAAATGATCCAGAAACGTTTTCACAAGGCATAAATTATAAAGAGTCTGATTTATGGTTTGAAGCCATGAAGGATGAAATGAATTCTATGCGGAGCAATGGGGTTTGGGACCTTgttgagttgcctaatggggccaaggccattggctgtaaatgggtctataagactaaaaaggactcaTTAGGCAACATCGAGCGATACAAGGCTAGGCTCATTGCTAAAAGATTCAATCaaaaagaaggaatcgattacatGGAAACCTTTTCTcttgtatcaaagaaagattcacttcgcATAATCTTGGCTTTGGTTGCACATTTCAATCTTGAATTGTAACAAATAGATGTGAAAACAgcattccttaatggtgatctagaagaggtggtttatatgaaacaacctgaaggatTCTCTTCTAATGAAGGCAATCTTTTGGTTTGCAAGCTCAAAAAGTCcatttatggtttaaaacaagcctACCGCCAATGGTATATCAAGTTTGACGAAGTCATTTCATCATATGATTTTGTTGAAAGTATCATAGATCATTGTATATACCAAAAgacaagtgggagtaaaatttgttttcttgttttatatgagGATGATATTTTGCTTGCATCAAATGATAAGGGAATGCTGCACGAGGTTTAACAATTCCTTTCTaaaaactttgatatgaaagatatgggtgaggCATCATTGGCATAAAGATACATAGGGATAGATCCCGGGGCATTCTGGGACTATCGCAGGAAACCTATATCAACAAAGTCTTAAAAAGATTTCGGATGAAGGATTGTTCACCAAGTCCAGCTCCTATCGTGAGAGGTGATAAATTCAGTTTGGACCAATGTCCAAAGAattattttgaaagagaatCAATGAAGAATATTCCCTATGCTTCGGTTGTCGGCTGTCTCGGGTATGTTCAAGTTTGTACTAGGTCGGACATCGCCTTTGCTGTTGGAATGCTAGGACGATATCAAAGTGATCCGGGTttagaccactggagagctgGAAAGAAGGTTTTGAGGTATCTCAAAGGTACCAAGGATTATAAGCGTGTGTTCAGGAAGATGAAGACTTTGAACATTGTTGGGTACTCTAACGCGGACTTTTCCGGTTGCGTTGATTATCGGAAATCAACTTCGGGAAACATTTTCATTATGGCCAGTGGAGCTAtttcatggagaagtgttaaacaaactcttgtcaccacttcaaccatggaagccgagttcgtttcttATTTTGAGGCTACATCTCAAGGTGTATGtcttaagaatttcatttcaaGACTTAGAATTATGGATTATATTTCTAAGCTGTTAAagtttattgtgacaactcaaCTGCCGTCTTCCTGGCTAAGAACAATAAGAGTGGGAGTCAAAACAAGCATATCGACACCAAGTACTTAGCCATAAGGGAGCGTGTTAAAGATAAGAAAGTTGTCATTGAGTACATAAGCACTGAGTTGATGATTGTTGATCCCCTAACTAAAGGCCTGCCACCATTCAAGTTTAgggattttgttgagaaaatgggacttgcgcccactttgtaaaatttgtatacatacagttattattatatgaaatcCTTAAAGCATTCAGATATTTTCTCGTTATTGTATTGTGCAcacattttgttgagaaaatatatttttgtacctggattaaacataaggtttatccattaagttttgaTTACCACAAGAAATGCTTAGAGAACAAATTACATTGTGATTATAGTAGATGCTACTCACATTAAGAGGATGTATCACTATAGTTcatgtttctttgttttctttgagtttgtacttgcaccaagtgggagaatgtaacattttttcATTAAGGAAAAGTAAATGGTGTAAGTTATGATGGCTTTCAATAGCCATTATGTGGTGCCATGTAACGGAAACCATTACATGACCTATATTGATGGTTCTATAGGTATATAAGCTATAGGTCCCCCACTGCTCAGGTTACTGCCTACACCATCTATACTAAGGTACCTGAGAACAAATGGGAGACACTCTACAGGAATCTACCACTACCAACACAATCAACAGCTTCAAACAAAGGCAATCCTAAGGACAACTATGGCTAGAGGTTAGTCTAAAGTGTTATATACGTACATTACCAACCAAAGGTTTGCTCCCATCTTCACAATGAGGAATCCAATATTGAGTCATACCTGGATATATATGTAAACAATAACCATCTTCGTTGTAACTagaatttttctaaaaaaatattcaagttGTTGCAAGAGGTTAAGTCATTGAGTAATGGTGTTGGAACTAAAACATATAAAACACCATGTAAGTGCATGAATTGCATTATTTGACTTCACATTGTTGTGTCTTCAAATGCACAATTTTGTGTATTTGAGTGCACATTATTGTAACTTCCAGTGTAAATTGTTGTGTCTTTGGACGGCACAATGTTGTGCCTTCTATTGCACACTGTTGTGTTTTTCAGTGTAAATTGTTGTGCCTTTAAAGTACACAATATTATACCTTCTAGTGCACAATGTTATGTGATTActagtgtgtgtatgtatgtatatatgtatgcatatgtatgtatacatatgtatatgtacatgtacatgtatacacgtatatatatatgtgtgtgtgtgtgtgtgtgtgtgtgtgtgtgtgtgtgtgtgtgtgtgtgtgtgtatgtaagtacgtacgtacatacatacatatttaaaTGGGTTCTCGTGCGATTGTGCTGTTAAATATGAATCATTAATCTTACCTAAGTCAACGTTCAAGATTAacagtgattaaaaaaatgtgcgGTGACAATTTGATATTTTTGCATTTAGGTCGAATTTCAGGTACAtgaatttccttcttaaggtgcgtggttttccttcttaagatgcgtgatttttGTGATTAAGGTgagtcagttgttgaaacttaggCGCTTGGTTGGATGGAAGAAATCatgtgggaaaagaattgcaattccatgagaaaagaataatgcgggaataagATGAGAGTTTAAActccagtgtttggtttgcaggaataaaattactcagaatttcaattccaatgtttggtatacatggaaattgagagggaataagcagtataaagtccaaaatgcccattgttgttgtagtagtagtagtagtagtagttgttgttgttattattattattattattatttataattatattgacaaattaattcacaaattgttatagttgttgcatataaagaatgcaaattttgaagagttctgcatataaagaattcacaggaacatacacgaaagttgctctatataaataatgcatattttgaatagttgttgcatataaagatttaaatgaacatacacaaagggaagtcgaagaataatacacacTATAATTTAGAAGGGAATGTCAGAAATCAATTTTAGGTTATAAAAAgatgggtaattttgtctcaagattatctttttttctcataaaatcCACGGAATTAAAATCATAGGGGaggccatgggattctaattccatgaaaataagcgaattgcaattccttccaaccaaacaaaagaaTTTAGTTGCATTTGGAATTAtgtgggaattaagtgggaatggaattgtaatttcctcTAACCAAACACCTTATTAAGGTGTGtgaatttccttcttaaggtggaTGAgcttccttcttaaggtgcgcaaTTTGTAtgttaaggtgcgtggtttgtgtactaaAGGTGTGACATTTTAAACCTTTAGATACGTGGtgtgtgtgcttaaggtgcgtggtttgtgtacttaaggtgcaccattttggATAGAGTAAATACGCAAATAtggtaaaaaaatattctttattAATGTAAAGGTCGTGTACAAGGTTGTTATACCCTAAGGGAGTCCGATCAACGTGACAGTGGGTTAGAGGTTCCAAGCTCCTTGACTATTATAAATAGAAAACAGCCAAAAGTCATTTTCGTAACATTAAATGCGGTATATATAAACTACCAGGGGACAGGTACCGGGTCAGCGGCATGACAAACGTGTGGCGAGCATGCACCGGTCCAAAGGTAGGTCCCGTACTTGGAGGCCAGTTGTTGCATAATCAAAGGGTTTGGGCATCAAGGGAGATGTCCAAGGCCAATAGGGCATCCGGTTATTCCGAGCTCTAGGCGGTTGACCGGGATTCGTTCTCAGTCGACTACGGGCAGTCCGGGAAGGTCGGTTGGACCGCTCAAGTGATAAAAGACCGGTCAGCGAAATAGACTAGGAATAGAGTATGGTGATCGGGGAATAATCCCTATCAACTAGCACCCCCAGCCTAGTCTCCGACAATGCTCGAGGAGGAAGAAGTCGAGGTGTCTATTAGGCCTGGTCACGGTCATGTCGTACCATTGGCGCAAAAGGGTGACATCTAGGTGACGTAGCTGTGACCTTTGGTTCCGGGACACGTGTCGCATGCAGAGAGCTCCTCAGGATCGGCACTAGGGCTTTGGGATCTGAAATGTTGCGTTCGCCTCGTGCCGCGTATAAAATAAGGACCCCGGACCGGAATTCGCTTTACGAATCCTCACTTCTTGTAGACCGGAGCATCCCGAACTACTCGTTAATCTTTGCGACGGTTTACCGGTCTCGCGCACGTTTTCAAGCAGCAAGCAGCGACTTTCGTAGGTAAACCTCTCCCgcctttcatttttagttaatttttaatgtagGCTTGTGTAGGTTTCGAACTTCCGGGCTTCCCTTGAACTGAGTCGCATTCCCTTACATGTAAGGTAAAGAAATGTCCGACTCCGATAGCCAAAATGCCTCGGCTCGGAGCTACAGTGGCTCGATTAAGGTGGGCTCCTTCACAATGTCCTCTTACAACTCGGTCATCAATGCGGTCGAGACGTATTCGGACCGACCGGCCGGACTCTCCCAATCTGCTTGTGATGACCCAGTCGACAGGCCAGAACCTGCCATCACCGAAGACGAACCCCGACCTGTAACAGAGCCGCTAGTGCTCGAAGAAGCAAGCACCTCTGGTCGGGGTCGGGGTAAACCTCCTCGGGCCGCATTCTGGGCTAGGGACTGGTTAGTCGACCTCCCCACCGACTCCACTCCTCCTGCGGTGGCGAGGAAAAAGTTTTTAAGTAGCGTCGGTCTGAGGAAACACACTAGTCTTCTTACCCGGGGCAAAATCAAAGAGGTCTTCGCACTATTATCCGGGAGTGTAAAATTCAACACCCAGCGGTCCCTGTGGAACATAGTAGAGACGACGCAAGGAAACTAGCTTGGAGTTCACTTTGACTTCCTCAAAGCCCCGCTCACTTTCCCGTTTCACCCCTTCCTACTAGGGTTCATGAAATACTATGGCGTCCTACCTGGGTAGATAAGCCCTAATGGACACCGGATACTGGCATTCTTTTCGCAGATTTACAATCGCCACGGCCTTCTGGTCACAATGGAGCTATTCTGCTTCATTTTTTCTGTTCGACCTCTGTCCCCCAAACACGGGGGGCGGCGTTATGTGCATACAGTCGCGGGGTCACTTTTGCTCGATCCCCGACCTCCCTGACAATAACAAAGGTTAGAAAGATAGAATTTTGTCGATTGAGTATCCTTGGCCCCTCCCGATTCCTCGTGGATGGCGGAGGCTCAAACCCGGGCTCTCAATGACGGGGCCATTAAGATCTCTGCCGAGACATACGAGTACAACATCTTCAGGACTGCCAAGTATTACTCCGACGCTAAACTCGAGTCCCCCGGGTATGACCTAAATGAGAAGTACACCCCCAAGAAAGCAGTCATGACCATAGCAGTCAGCCCCCCTACGCACGAGTCTAGCTCGGCAGGTTTGTTCTAATTGGTTAAAGCGGCGACCTGGTTCCTACATCGCGGGACCGAACCAGAGCCATAAATAATCTAACGTCGCCATTCCTTTTGCAAGTATGAGGAGTTTTCCGATCTCTGCACGTTCGCTGGCCCTAGTGACTAAAATAAGTTTGCGCTCCAAAAAGGACGAGGCCTCCAAACCAGACGCTCAAAAGGTTGACGCGTCCATTCCTACTGGTTTGCCCTTGAAGACCACACAAGCAGTTAGGAGGACGCCCCAACTGTCCGCTCCTCGGCGAAGAGGGGTAAGGAGAAAGTTTCCGAGTCGGAGGTCGAGGAGATCAGGCCGCTCAAGGGCCAACGTCTACCTAGCCCATCCTCAGCGACTCCTGTGGTTGACATCCTGTTGAAGCACGGGGATGATCCGCCGGCCGCCCTGTTGAGCAAGATCTTCGCGGCCGCCCCACCGCCCGAGAACACCGGCGGGTGGTCAACTAACCAAGTCGGGGGAAAAATAGCTTGGGACCTGATGTAGGTAACTCTTTTCCCGGTCTGATTCAAATTCATTAACCATTCATATGCTTTCCACGACTAAACCCTTTGTTTATGTTTCAGATGGCACACTCAGTGAGCGATCCCTTTGTCTGGGCAAGGGAAGGTGACGAGATACATCAAAAGAAGATCCTCCCGCTCAAGAAGGCTCTGAGTAAGAGAGACGCGAAGATCAAGGAGCTAGAGCTAGAGCTACAGCTGGCGGCCGCCAACCTTCGAGCTGAGAACGCCGAGAACCTTCTCACTGATCCTCTACTCTTAGCCGATCATGTTTGCAAAGAGATTAAGGTGGCTGAGGTTTTTCTTAGTACTGTCTCGAAGACACCAGTCGGAAAAGACTTGTTATACACTTATGGAACTTGGGCGTTCAACGGTGGTTGGAAGGCCATGTAGACAGATGTCCAGGCCGCGCTTAAAGCATCCTTTGACGAAGACGACCTTCCCAAGCTTTTGGCAGTGCTCCCGGAAGAGGTTCCAGACCCCGGGCTGGCTCCCTTCTCGAGTGAGGCTACAAGGCAAGCACCAGAGAAGGCTTCGGAAGAAAAGAAAGGCAGTGACTAAGCCTTGCAACTATGCGCGGGAGCCCGGCCCCGTTGTGCCAGGCCAATAAAAACTGGCAACGATGTTAGCCTCCGGGCTTTATCTATATTTCCATTATAGTTTTTCGCTCGCCTTCAATTTTTACTCATCGTACACCATTAGGTACCCACCAAATTAAGGTACGAGTACTGTTTAGACCGAGCACCTTGCTCCCGgggtgggcaccttgctcccaccgAATTAAGGTCTGATGACCGTTTAGAccgggcaccttgctctcagggtgggcaccttgctcccaccaAACTAAGGTCCGGGAACCGATTTCactgggcaccttgctcccatcaaACTAAGGTCCGAGGACCGATTTGaccgagcaccttgctctcggGGTGGACACCTTGCTCCCACCGAATTAAGGTTTGAGGACCGTTTagaccgggcaccttactcttGGGGTGGACACCTTGCTCCCACCAAACTAAGGTCTGAGGACCGATTTGACCTGACACCTTGCTCTCGgggtgggcaccttgctcccactgAATTAATGTCCGAGGACCGTTTAGACCAGACACCTTGCTCCCAACAAACTAAGGTCCGAGGACCGTTTAGACcaggcaccttgctcccaccgAATTAAGGTCCGAGGACCGTCTAGACCAGAATTAGCTTCTAAAACCAAAGAACATTACAACGGAAAAGGTTTACAAACTACATCGACCATACAAAAACTCAGGCCCTAAACATTACAACCAGTCTACTgataaaaatgaaccaaatggTGGGAATGCCATATCTAATCAACTAGTCTACCGGTAGTGGTTTCGAGCCGATACGTCCCCGGCCTGATAACGGCCGAGACGACGTATGGGCCTTCCTAGCTCTGCACTAGTTTCCCCCCTTCAAGCAGCTTGTTGGCTTTTCTTTCTCGCAAAACATAATCCCCCACTTGGAAATAACGTGGTCGGACCCGAACGTCTTGATAGGCCTTCACCTTCCTTTGATACTCTTCAATCCTCCGGGCTGCTATCTCCCTCTTTTCGTCCTAACAATCTAGATCGGTAACTAACAgtgcattgttttcatcttcattAAAAGCTCTTTCACGGGTAATCGGGCTTCCGCTCCGTAGACCAAAGCGAACGGGGTTTCCTTCGTGGCTTCCCGCAGGGTCGTCCGGTAAGTCCATAGAATATAGGGGAGCTCATTGGCCCAACTATATCCAGCGGAATGCAGTTTCTTCTTCTGTCCTTCCAAGATGGTCCGGTTAGCGTTCTCGACCTGGTCGTTGCCTTGAGGATACACCACCGATGCTCGGACAGACCTCGTGTCGACAGTCACCAAAAAATTCTGGACTGTTGGGACGTCACAATAGCGAGTGGCTCAGCTTAAACCCATTTGGAAAAGTAATCTATGGCAACGATGATGAACCTCTTCCGTCCGACCAGTTGAGGGAACGGTCCCAGTATATCCACCTGCCATTTTGCAAATGGGATGGCTGAGCTAACTGGGTGATAAAATGTTGTCGGTCTTCCCAGTGTACGTGCATACAACTGGCATGATTCGCAGGTCTTGGCGAGCCACTCACAGTCCAATTGGATCGAAGGCCAGTAATACCCGATCAACAGAATTCGTCCGCATCTCTCAGTGGATTAGACCCGTTAAGCCCACATTTTTGGGAGACTACTTTCCTCTGGCCCTAGCCCGCCCCACCGTGGGGCAGATGTGGACCGACCCGCGAATTTTGACCCACTTTGACACTCTTTAAAAAGGGGCAGAAGGACGAGATTAGAGATAATGATGGCCAAAATTTTAAGATATTTCTTTCCTTAGCGAGATAGTTTCCTTTTTCTAGATTTGAAAAGTAATCTTGTAATTTTAGCAAGTGGTTAGTACCAAATTTGGGCTAGATTGGTCAGAGATTTGAAAATTGGAATTTAGgagttttatttcttaatttggaatttaggagttttatttcttaatttggaCCGAGAGCCTGTGTATAAATACCCCGAGAAAGAGTGATAAAGAAGCTCTAAATTTTCTCAAGCTTAAGGCATTTTTTGTGAGTTGTTTGCTTTATGTTTTGGTTTTTGAGTTTATCGTTTACTTTGTTTCTTATACATTTTATCCAAGTGATTGTGTTGGCTAATAGGCGATCAATCTTAGTTTGTAAAACCAACGCCATCTTTAATGACAATTATCATATACTATGatcataatatttatatttattctatattattataatcataaGAGTTAATTTTACCAGAAGTCCCTTGTCTTTCGTGGGCACTTTTAAATTTAGTCTCAGACTATCACTTTTGCTATTTAACAtctcaacttattattttttgaacactAGTCCTTTTCATGACTTTTCCTAATTTTAGTAAggtcatttttgtcttttcatatttttcttttattatcttTCCGATTTCAATCGATTTAATTGGTTTAAGATTTTACTAAAAACttgtttaaaatatgattaCTAAAAATCAGAAGTTACATcatatctattttaatttattctgtAATAGATTAATAATGTTTcttgtatatgttcataaaaaattaatgtactGCAccgataaatttattttttaagaataaaaataaaaatatatcaatatgaatatcatttaaaaaatatcagTTGGAGTTTTTTATTGATATATTctctataaattatttttatttgtataaaaagaaaaaaaaataagttagaaaacaaaattaaggAGAAAAAGTAAGCATGTCAGTACAAGTATTGCTTCCCAATCTTCTCTAGAACAAACTCTATTAGAGTGTAGTATATGCTCATACATTggctctattacaatgtaatatctgtccatacatactttctcaacctattgaagcacaaagagtgacctctcatttgagaaaGCCACAAATGTCTCATTGAGCTACAAGCTATTTGATTATAGTCGTCTTTTATTTGCAATGCTTTTGTTGTAtattatcaattgttatactatggactaaggtccatattgcattgtgaactcggatacaaaaattttgtaccttcaatTAGCATATTTTGTACATACAGTTAATAATTtctgtacatataaacaaatataacttgataattgttgacacataGTATAATAGCTACTGGtacaaaaattgtcaaattgcAAGTACAGAATGTGACTACATATAcagaatctgaaggttatttttggaccacggtctacaatgcaaggtagaccaaggtccatggtataatttgccgtatATTATGTTGTCTACTGTCTAGTATCCTTCGATATGGATTTGAAAGCAATTGTTTTcacttgaatattttttatatactccGTTACATTTGCACTGTTACTAAGACAGATCTACCAAGTACCAAGAACATTAGGAGGATGGTTTGCCATAGAATGCAGGCCACGTACGAGGTTATAGGGTGGGGAGAATCACAAAAAGGAGCAAAAACATAAGAACAACATAATCATAGTACCAATCTACTTCAACATTGGTGCAACCGAACATAACATAAAACATCAAGAGTCAGAAGAGAGTAATGAAACATGTTCCAAGACCCATGGAGGTCCATAATCTTAACTTTGACTAGGGGTCACATATGAAACTATTTACGGGTGTATGAGAAACCGTGCAGCTTTTCTAGCTTGCAGCTTAAGTGATCAGAAAAAGGTACCTTCTGGGGGCTGAACAAGCTTTCGGTTATGTGGCGCAGCCATCTCTTTTCTCAACTGACTCAAGATGTCTTCCATCGTGCACTCTCGCTGCCAATTCGCCAGCATACCAAACTTCTTGGCTTCAACCTGTCATAAACGGGCAACTGTTAGTTCTTGCATGCATCATTATGTTCCCCCAACTTATGgtaagagcatcctcaatagtcataaatttttcttggtttttgtCGGTCCATGTAGGGGAGAGGGGAAGAGAGAAGagggaaattaaaataaaataaaataattgtgcATGGCGGGTGCAATGCTGGCGCGACCCAGTCTTTCTCCCATTTCCCCAACCAATGGGTTCCACAAAGATTTTTAATTTGCAAGAGAAAAGtttccgaaaaaaaaaaaaaaaaacctcacaTCCCCATTTGTTCAAAAAACCCCTCCCAAGTTTTTTCTCCTGAAAAAACTCTCCCAAAATGCACAAATGGGGATGCCTTAAAAGTGCTAAAATGTTTCATAAGAAACAACTTGAAAACGTAAGACCACAAAGGAAGGACCACATTTCTTAATCTTTTTGCATATAGCATCCAGTTTCCCCATCCCAAGTTGTGCCCACATGGTCCCGAGCTCTTTAACACTACGCACACATACAAGAGTCAATTTTCGACCTTGCAAATGCATTAGCAGCTCGTTTACCAACTACCCGTTGTTGGGTTAGATTTCTTTATCTTTGATAATTAATGCTTATACAAATTCCATTCAAATCCTCGAATGCTATTAAAATCAGTAGTTTAATCTTTTCCTCTGAATGTACTTAATAATCAAAACAAATTCTCCATACTAGAAATCTTGAATTCTAcacttcaaaatatattaataaaataagaaaatgaaggaaaagaaatcaaaacatgaaTAAGATTATAACCAAGTTAACAGTATGAAATGCCTTATTACCACTCCAGTCTCAGGGTTCACACAGGTCAAGTTAATGCGTGAGTGAAAACGGACAGATGGTGGCTTTTCTGGATAGTCTTTGTCACAAAACAGCTTCAGTTGATAAATACGTCCCTCATGTACAGTCTGGGAGGAAAGAGTTAATAAATTTCTATCAGCACAAATGTATAATACCCCAGAAACCAAGACCTAGACTGCTACATTGTTTCATAAATCCTCACTCTCTGCTAATAACGAGAATAAAATCATCATTACGGAAAATTTTGTTATCATCATAAAAGATGAAAAGTAGTAAATATCTAAGGACAACTTGGTATAACTGAAAATAAACTATCAATGGGAACAGTTAAATAGCTTTACATCCATCCTCGATCTCAAGCCATGTGCACAAACCTCCAACAACATTCCTATTTCCTTAATCCTTTGCGGTACTCACTCCCACGAGGCCACAACTCACACATTGACAATGCACATACCAAACAAAAATTGatgaaaagaaatagaaaaggaCAGTACAAATTGTCCCGAAATTTTGGCTGGAGAGCCTAAAAAATTTATAACCCAACGTACTGACAGacgtggaaaaaaaaaacaagcaaataaacaaaaaataccaCTTTAGAAACATAGGAGTTTAAACAAACAACTTACATTGTGCGGACCAATTATGGTACCCGTCCAAGAACGCATGTAAATATCATCA contains the following coding sequences:
- the LOC116003629 gene encoding ubiquitin-conjugating enzyme E2 variant 1C-like isoform X2, translated to MTLGAGGSRVVVPRNFRLLEELERGEKGIGDGSVSYGMDDADDIYMRSWTGTIIGPHNTVHEGRIYQLKLFCDKDYPEKPPSVRFHSRINLTCVNPETGVVEAKKFGMLANWQRECTMEDILSQLRKEMAAPHNRKLVQPPEGTFF
- the LOC116003629 gene encoding ubiquitin-conjugating enzyme E2 variant 1C-like isoform X1; amino-acid sequence: MSPEQKGMRTKTINFRNVPRNFRLLEELERGEKGIGDGSVSYGMDDADDIYMRSWTGTIIGPHNTVHEGRIYQLKLFCDKDYPEKPPSVRFHSRINLTCVNPETGVVEAKKFGMLANWQRECTMEDILSQLRKEMAAPHNRKLVQPPEGTFF